Proteins co-encoded in one Accipiter gentilis chromosome 5, bAccGen1.1, whole genome shotgun sequence genomic window:
- the LOC126038901 gene encoding LOW QUALITY PROTEIN: olfactory receptor 6F1-like (The sequence of the model RefSeq protein was modified relative to this genomic sequence to represent the inferred CDS: deleted 2 bases in 1 codon): MLSLSEGDHGFMASCRMVHVEMSFGSFLSAELMNLHTWEDMANGTGVEEFILLGFPGTWHSQVFLVVVFALTYSLTVVGNACIIALVWMNSNLQTPMYFFLCNLSFLEIWYTTGVVPKAIGVMLGTSQTISFRVCMLQLFFLLSLGSTECFLLSVMAYDRYLAICYPLRYSSLMNSGLSAGLALSSWLGGFLAISLLAFLTSRLTFCGPDVINHFLCDIDSCLALSCSDTWPVELATFLVSIIVVVASCVVTLVSYIYIISSILRIESVHGRKKAFSTCSAHLSVVTIWYGSTMFLYVKPSAQNSLDLNKLVNTFNTVVTPLLNPFIYTLRNKEVRQAMGWAFQKK, encoded by the exons ATGTTATCCCTCAGCGAAGGAGACCATGGCTTCATGGCT AGCTGCAGGATGGTGCATGTAGAGATGTCTTTTGGATCATTTCTATCAGCTGAGTTG ATGAACCTCCACACTTGGGAGGATATGGCAAATGGGACAGGTGTGGAAGAATTCATCCTTCTTGGCTTCCCAGGCACGTGGCATTCTCAGGTCTTCCTTGTGGTGGTATTTGCACTAACGTACTCCCTGACAGTAGTAGGCAATGCATGCATTATAGCTCTGGTGTGGATGAACAGCAACCTACAAACCCcaatgtacttcttcctctgtaATCTCTCCTTTCTAGAGATCTGGTACACTACGGGCGTTGTTCCCAAAGCCATAGGAGTCATGCTGGGGACTAGCCAGACCATCTCCTTCAGAGTCTGCATGCTccagttgttttttcttctctccctagGCTCCACTGAGTGTTTTCTCCTGTctgtcatggcctatgaccgctacTTAGCCATATGCTACCCCTTGAGATACAGCTCCCTCATGAACAGTGGCCTCTCTGCTGGGCTAGCGCTCAGCTCCTGGCTGGGAGGCTTTCTGGCCATCTCGTTGCTGGCCTTTCTGACATCCAGGCTGACGTTCTGTGGGCCAGATGTCATCAATCATTTCCTCTGTGATATAGATTCCTGCCTTGCCCTCTCCTGCAGTGACACATGGCCCGTGGAGCTGGCAACATTCCTTGTCTCCATAATTGTTGTGGTGGCCTCCTGTGTGGTCACCCTGGTCTCCTACATATACATCATCTCTTCCATCCTGAGGATCGAGTCAGTCCATGGCCGAAAAAAGGCCTTTTCCACTTGCTCTGCCCATCTCAGTGTTGTCACAATCTGGTATGGCTCTACCATGTTCCTGTATGTCAAACCATCAGCCCAGAACTCCCTGGATCTGAACAAACTCGTGAATACCTTTAACACTGTTGTAACTCCTTTGTTGAACCCCTTCATTTACACACTCAGGAACAAAGAAGTGAGGCAAGCTATGGGGTGGGCTTTCCAGAAAAAGTGA
- the LOC126038949 gene encoding feather keratin Cos2-3-like — protein MRAHQQGWRVVLGQVHLQPHDMSCYNQCLPCQPCGPTPLANSCNEPCVRQCQNSTVVIEPSTVVVTLPGPILSSFPQNTVVGSSTSAAVGRILSCDGVPINSGCCDLSGISRCY, from the exons ATGCGTGCCCATCAACAGGGATGGAGAGTGGTCCTGGGGCAG gtgcacctccagccccacgacatgtcctgctacaaccagtgcctGCCATGCCAGCCCTGTGGcccgaccccgctggccaacagctgcaatgagccctgtgtcaggcagtgccagaactccACTGTCGTCATTGAACCCTCCActgtggtggtgaccctgcccggccccatcctcagctccttcccgcagaacaccgttgtgggctcctccacctccgctgctgttggcaggaTCCTCAGCTGTGATGGAGTGCCAATCAACTctgggtgctgtgacctctcTGGCATTTCCAGATGCTACTAG
- the LOC126038952 gene encoding feather keratin Cos2-3-like, giving the protein MSCYNQCLPCQPCGPTPLANSCNEPCVRQCQNSTVVIEPSTVVVTLPGPVLSSFPQNTVVGSSTSAAVGRILSCDGVPINSGCCDLSGISRCY; this is encoded by the coding sequence atgtcctgctacaaccagtgcctgccctgccagccctgtggcccgaccccgctggccaacagctgcaatgagccctgtgtcaggcagtgccagaactccACCGTCGTCATTGAACCCTCCActgtggtggtgaccctgcccggccccgtcctcagctccttcccgcagaacaccgttgtgggctcctccacctccgctgctgttggcaggaTCCTCAGCTGTGATGGAGTGCCAATCAACTctgggtgctgtgacctctcTGGCATTTCCAGATGCTACTAG